A single Orcinus orca chromosome 2, mOrcOrc1.1, whole genome shotgun sequence DNA region contains:
- the ZC2HC1C gene encoding zinc finger C2HC domain-containing protein 1C, producing the protein MAGLQLALPLPVGIMLPHNKTEAPELHSAKQDPSEKGDSSQRSSMGHPRNNVQQKLLSNQEQTLDNLYTHPKWNTCTKAQSYSYPCCAGISQQDSGSNPQGQAKCLFYSPGPQSQYPKANNQEFIPFTKKRVGVDRAYPLKPVFHRKPHSTGEAGTDGDPNVSPRPPEPRRFSYNSFGSRNWVNSSVVGTVAASQEDRVMANPNRTEWLQIQRLEAAGESLEEEIRRKEALLREKLKKTEEELRRIQKEKEQAEENEKRELQRMVLPGRRVKGNTTYKPIFSPELMSEEVFSRDTGEDETWGRSQERSSPFQFSDYGVQKLKRERLVASNNNIRDRVSGRLKETFSQASEAPLSALRRSTSNSSSSRAPHSSGSGCSTEEPERGECSHCGRKFLLLRLERHSNVCLRMQSSKRKVFDSSRARAKGTELEQYLNWKGPASVKAEPPWKSNWKQKHESFIRTLRQAREVQQIIAKGGNPSDLPPILPAENPDYIQCPHCSRHFAPKVAEWHIPKCKTIKNRPPPPRKHCS; encoded by the exons ATGGCTGGTCTCCAGTTGGCACTGCCTCTGCCTGTGGGCATTATGCTCCCACATAATAAAACGGAAGCTCCAGAGCTCCACTCAGCTAAGCAAGACCCCTCTGAAAAAGGTGACTCTTCCCAGCGGTCCTCTATGGGGCACCCGAGGAACAATGTCCAGCAGAAGCTTTTGAGCAACCAAGAGCAGACGCTGGATAACCTCTACACTCACCCCAAATGGAACACCTGCACGAAAGCCCAGAGCTACTCTTATCCCTGCTGTGCTGGAATCAGCCAGCAAGACTCAGGAAGCAATCCCCAGGGCCAAGCAAAGTGTTTGTTTTACTCACCAGGCCCTCAATCCCAGTATCCCAAAGCAAATAACCAGGAATTCATCCCCTTTACAAAGAAGCGAGTTGGGGTGGACCGGGCATACCCACTGAAACCTGTGTTTCACCGGAAGCCCCATAGTACAGGTGAGGCTGGCACTGATGGGGACCCGAATGTCTCTCCAAGACCCCCTGAGCCAAGAAGGTTTTCATACAATAGCTTTGGTTCAAGGAACTGGGTGAATTCATCTGTGGTTGGTACAGTTGCTGCCAGTCAGGAGGACAGGGTCATGGCAAACCCCAACAGGACGGAGTGGCTGCAGATCCAAAGACTAGAGGCTGCAGGGGAGAGTTTAGAGGAGGAAATCCGCAGAAAAGAGGCTCTTCTGAGGGAAAAGCTGAAGAAGACAGAGGAGGAACTCAGAAGGatccagaaggaaaaagaacaggctgaggaaaatgaaaaaagagagctGCAGAGAATGGTACTCCCCGGGAGGAGAGTTAAAGGCAATACCACATACAAACCTATCTTCTCCCCAGAACTCATGTCTGAGGAGGTCTTCAGTAGAGACACAGGAGAGGATGAAACTTGGGGACGGTCTCAAGAAAGATCTAGTCCATTCCAGTTCTCTGATTATGGAGTTCAGAAGCTCAAAAGGGAAAGACTGGTGGCAAGCAATAACAACATCCGAGACCGAGTCTCAGGGCGATTGAAGGAGACGTTTTCTCAGGCTTCAGAAGCGCCGCTCAGTGCTTTGCGGAGGTCCACCAGCAATTCTAGCTCGTCTAGGGCACCACACTCCTCGGGCTCCGGCTGTTCCACTGAAGAGCCAGAACGGGGTGAGTGCAGCCACTGTGGCCGAAAGTTTCTCTTGCTCAGGCTGGAGAGACACTCCAACGTCTGCCTCAGGATGCAGAGTTCCAAGAGGAAAGTGTTTGATTCCTCCAGGGCCCGGGCCAAGGGCACAGAACTAGAGCAGTACTTGAACTGGAAGGGACCAGCCTCAGTCAAG GCTGAACCTCCTTGGAAGAGCAACTGGAAACAGAAGCACGAATCTTTCATCCGTACCCTCCGTCAGGCTCGAGAGGTCCAGCAGATAATTGCCAAAGGTGGAAACCCCTCCGACCTGCCTCCCATCCTGCCTGCAGAAAATCCAGACTATATTCAGTGTCCTCACTGTAGCCGCCACTTTGCTCCCAAGGTGGCAGAGTGGCACATTCCTAAGTGTAAGACCATCAAGAACCGCCCTCCACCTCCAAGGAAGCACTGCAGTTGA